The following proteins are encoded in a genomic region of Brachyhypopomus gauderio isolate BG-103 unplaced genomic scaffold, BGAUD_0.2 sc51, whole genome shotgun sequence:
- the ssh1a gene encoding protein phosphatase Slingshot homolog 1 isoform X4 produces MVKGAALFLQQGSSAQGQKPHTHHKNAGDLPQHLQVMINILRSEDRIKLAVRLESIWSDRVRYMVVVYTSGRQDTEENVLLGMDFSNKDSKCCSIGMVLPLWCDTKIHLDGDGGFSVSTADRTHIFKPVSVQAMWSALQVLHKACEVSRRCNYFPGGVALVWASYYNSCISSDQSCINEWNAMRDLETMRPDSPAMFVDKPTERECTECLVKAKLRSIMMFQDLENVTSKEIRNELEQHMNCNLTEYKEFIDNEMLLILGQMDKATLIFDHVYLGSEWNASNLEELQETGVGYILNVTREIDNFFPGTFCYHNVRVYDEEATDLLAHWNDTYNFIVRAKRNQSKCLVHCKMGVSRSASTVIAYAMKEYNWSLEKAYNFVKQRRSITRPNDSFMRQLAEYEGILDASKQRHNRLWRPDSSCDHPDCQQGAEEIPGDPVNPCDTTTPGGGPCCSSPFQLDPAGPKNHNYYFRRLSDSALDSEPSTPVRGPPLLDTERVFIAIEDVERDALLDDEASEGRGSLPLSHLGAPGEGTAAQTYPRGAEPLEELRLRLEFSTVEEEDEEEAQKEQEEMEALAEGGRRRAGGVKETEGDGSESRNDVGAMNRLGNENSNNNNHLRAPNGPTDHLQKQLVKTRLSPTSLPVTHTSRSPVPEAGEPGLASLPFRTVPAVSVEVPACPSSPVKPTVPALCRACGPFGEVASDWSLGMAGPVPSCSDKHPHLLQARGERTSWQVSEGKGGFRGWDSPGEPCPGSATDGRSGPGWERPAGHAPSQQQQEMLAQLQRSGLVRRRAERLEKLSGLFQPLPAACETLPAGSGGLSPVSSPLTRSSSSDSIRSVRGTLGLVRQRAQEIETRLRLAGLTVPSRLKRSNSLAKLGGLTFSSEDLCSSACSSDAGTLPLLSLSPELEHVTSPDWEQGGSRPGGAPVALFDPGSRS; encoded by the exons ATGGTCAAAGGAGCAGCCTTATTCCTCCAGCAAGGTAGTAGTGCCCAGGGCCAGAAACCTCATACCCACCACAAAAACGCAG GAGACTTACCTCAGCACTTGCAGGTAATGATCAACATTCTACGCTCTGAGGACCGAATCAAActg GCTGTGCGTTTGGAGAGTATTTGGTCGGACCGCGTGCGGTACATGGTGGTGGTTTATACTAGTGGGAGACAGGACACCGAGGAGAACGTTCTTCTGGGGATGGACTTTAGCAACAAAGACAG TAAATGCTGCTCTATAGGGATGGTGCTTCCTCTGTGGTGTGACACTAAGATCCATTTGGACGGGGACGG GGGCTTCAGTGTGAGCACTGCGGACCGCACACACATCTTTAAACCTGTTTCAGTGCAGGCCATGTG GTCAGCACTGCAGGTGCTGCACAAAGCGTGCGAGGTGTCACGCAGGTGTAACTACTTCCCCGGGGGCGTGGCGCTGGTCTGGGCCAGCTACTACAACAGCTGCATCTCCTCCGACCAGAGCTGCATCAATGAGTGGAACGCCATGCGGGACCTGGAGACCATGCGCCCAGACTCCCCTGCCATGTTTGTGGACAA ACCTACGGAGAGGGAGTGCACCGAGTGCCTGGTTAAAGCCAAACTCCGAAGCATCATGATGTTTCAGGACCTAGAAAATGTGACATCCAAGGAG ATCCGTAACGAGCTGGAGCAGCACATGAACTGCAACCTGACGGAGTACAAAGAGTTCATCGACAACGAGATGCTGCTCATCCTGGGCCAGATGGACAAGGCCACGCTCATATTCGACCACGTCTACTTG GGCTCAGAATGGAACGCGTCCAACCTGGAGGAGCTGCAGGAGACAGG cgtGGGCTACATCCTGAATGTCACACGCGAGATCGATAACTTCTTTCCCGGGACGTTCTGCTACCATAACGTCCGCGTGTACGATGAAGAGGCCACAGACCTGCTGGCCCACTGGAACGACACGTACAACTTCATCGTCAGGGCCAA GAGGAACCAGTCCAAGTGTCTGGTGCACTGCAAGATGGGCGTGAGTCGCTCGGCGTCCACCGTGATCGCCTACGCCATGAAGGAGTACAACTGGTCGCTGGAGAAGGCCTATAACTTCGTCAAACAGAGACGTAGCATCACGCGACCCAACGACAGCTTCATGAGGCAGCTGGCGGAATACGAGGGCATTCTGGACGCCAG TAAGCAACGTCATAACCGCCTGTGGCGTCCAGATTCCAGCTGCGATCATCCCGACTGCCAGCAAGGTGCGGAGGAGATCCCTGGCGACCCCGTGAACCCGTGTGACACCACGACCCCCGGCGGTGGCCCATGCTGCAGCTCACCCTTCCAGCTGGACCCTGCCGGCCCAAAAAACCACAACTACTACTTCCGCCGGCTGTCCGATTCGGCGCTGGACAGCGAACCGTCGACCCCGGTGCGCGGCCCGCCGCTCCTCGACACCGAGCGCGTCTTCATCGCCATCGAGGACGTGGAGCGTGACGCCCTGCTGGACGACGAGGCGTCGGAGGGGCGTGGCTCCCTGCCCCTGTCCCACTTGGGCGCGCCCGGGGAGGGGACGGCGGCTCAGACGTACCCGCGAGGCGCTGAGCCCCTGGAGGAACTCCGTCTGCGTCTGGAGTTCAGcacggtggaggaggaggacgaggaggaggcccagaaggagcaggaggagatggaggcgtTGGCGGAGGGTGGCAGGCGAAGAGCAGGAGGAGTGAAGGAGACGGAGGGAGACGGCAGCGAGAGCAGGAATGACGTGGGCGCCATGAACCGCCTCGGCAACGAAAActccaacaacaacaaccacctCCGAGCTCCGAACGGCCCCACT GATCATCTTCAGAAGCAGCTGGTCAAAACGAGGTTATCTCCCACCTCTCTTCCTGTCACCCACACCAGCCGGAGCCCAGTGCCTGAGGCTGGCGAACCAGGTCTTGCCTCCTTGCCTTTCCGGACTGTTCCTGCCGTCTCCGTTGAGGTTCCAGCCTGTCCCAGCAGTCCCGTCAAGCCCACCGTGCCGGCTCTGTGTCGGGCTTGTGGGCCGTTCGGCGAGGTGGCCTCCGATTGGTCCCTCGGCATGGCCGGCCCCGTCCCGTCATGTTCGGACAAGCATCCGCACCTCCTCCAGGCCCGAGGGGAGAGAACGTCATGGCAGGTGTCGGAGGGAAAGGGAGGTTTTAGGGGATGGGATAGTCCCGGGGAGCCGTGTCCCGGTTCGGCCACGGACGGGAGGTCGGGCCCGGGGTGGGAGAGGCCGGCGGGCCACGCGCCATCACAACAGCAGCAGGAGATGCTGGCGCAGCTGCAGCGCTCGGGCCTGGTGCGGCGGAGGGCCGAGCGGCTGGAGAAACTCTCGGGCCTGTTCCAGCCGCTCCCCGCCGCATGCGAGACCCTGCCGGCAGGTTCTGGAGGCCTGTCGCCCGTGTCGTCCCCGCTGACGCGCAGCTCCAGCAGCGACAGCATCCGCAGCGTCCGCGGGACCCTGGGTCTGGTGCGGCAGCGTGCGCAGGAGATCGAGACCCGCCTGCGCC